In one Solanum lycopersicum chromosome 11, SLM_r2.1 genomic region, the following are encoded:
- the LOC138339452 gene encoding uncharacterized protein, protein MASKTNEGADSLVVLTPFFCGTKFEYWKIRMRTHLKAEGLWTIVANGFEDPQNDGDLTAAEMKNLEAKYRQDAKALSKIQKGVSRAYFEKIATCETTKEAWDFLETEVYGDEKLRTINLQTFRREFQNLKMIESEKIDEYSTRVMNIVNIMRNQSDTISDQQVGEKILISVTEKYEYIVAIT, encoded by the coding sequence atggcctccaaaacaaatgaaggtgCTGATTCTTTAGTTGTTCTTACTCCATTTTTTTGTGGAACTAAATTTGAATActggaagataagaatgagaacacaTTTGAAAGCTGAAGGTTTGTGGACTATTGTTGCAAATGGCTTTGAAGATCCACAAAACGATGGTGATCTTACAGCAGcagagatgaaaaatcttgaggctAAGTATCGTCAAGATGCAAAAGCCTTGAGCAAAATCCAAAAGGGAGTCTCAAGagcttattttgaaaaaattgctaCTTGTGAGACTACAAAGGAAGCTTGGGATTTTCTGGAAACTGAGGTGTATGGTGATGAAAAGTTACGcactataaatcttcaaacttttagaagagagtttcaaaatttaaagatgatagaatctgaaaaaattgatgaatattccacaagagtcatgaatattgttaatatAATGAGAAATCAGAGTGATACAATTTCTGACCAACAAGTTGGGGAAAAGATTCTAATTAGTGTCACAGAAAAGTATGAGTACATCGTTGCTATCACTTAG
- the LOC138339453 gene encoding uncharacterized protein: MASLLDKQRNQSPARSPLFDSKLYKYWKIWMRDYLMAEDSEVWDVICEGPYVPTMEVKDGEVTRVIPKTRKQYNDSDRLLVQKNHKAMKLLMCGLSINEYDLISSCESAKEIWDLLKITYEGTKEIRKSKLDLFSTQFEDFTMNDGELIHEVRTRFSNITDELMFLEEPVPIVNQVSKILEILPRSWTNDFVTGNETREPDVMTMHTLFEHLQVQEMHRKNEGLILKGKDKKTDLVNEANPKKENNDKATSSSKVCGMSYLSGHSIGNFSVHKADHMTFVTAAEGKDKEGDQVHPKISRREVFFGAVKREMAAWEKSSSDLDDFENTYNGFMAKSDEEDSDEKVTLSYFEQNLNTFSTSKLRKLVVVLLDLISEMTDEKDLINNSLDIFQDGKIALVAQISNIES, encoded by the coding sequence ATGGCGTCACTACTAGATAAGCAAAGAAATCAGTCTCCCGCAAGATCTCCTCTGTTTGATAGTAAGCTATATAAATATTGGAAGATTTGGATGAGAGACTATCTCATGGCTGAGGACAGTGAAGTATGGGATGTCATATGTGAAGGTCCTTATGTGCCAACTATGGAGGTTAAAGATGGAGAGGTCACAAGAGTCATTCCCAaaactagaaaacaatataATGACTCTGACAGACTATTAgtccaaaaaaatcataaagcAATGAAGCTATTGATGTGTGGCCTTAGTATAAATGAATACGATCTGATTTCATCTTGTGAATCAGCCAAGGAAATTTGGGATCtgttaaaaataacttatgaGGGCACTAAGGAAATAAGGAAATCTAAGCTAGATCTCTTTTCTACTCAGTTTGAAGATTTCACCATGAATGATGGTGAACTCATTCATGAAGTGCGCACCAGATTCTCCAACATCACAGATGAGCTCATGTTTCTTGAAGAACCTGTTCCTATTGTCAACCAAGTCTCTAAGATACTGGAAATTCTTCCTAGATCTTGGACAAATGATTTTGTAACTGGAAATGAGACAAGAGAACCTGATGTAATGACGATGCATACACTATTTGAGCATCTTCAAGTTCAGGAGATGCACAGAAAAAATGAGGGGCTCATTCTCAAGGGCAAAGACAAGAAAACTGATCTGGTTAATGAGGCCAATcctaagaaagaaaataatgacAAGGCTACCAGCTCAAGCAAAGTGTGTGGCATGAGTTATCTGTCTGGTCACTCCATTGGAAACTTTTCTGTGCACAAAGCTGACCACATGACATTTGTCACAGCTGCAGAAGGTAAAGACAAAGAGGGGGACCAGGTCCATCCCAAGATAAGCAGAAGAGAAGTCTTCTTCGGGGCAGTAAAAAGAGAAATGGCTGCATGGGAAAAATCCTCAAGTGATTTAGATGATTTTGAAAACACATATAATGGTTTCATGGCAAAGTCAGACGAGGAAGATTCTGATGAAAAGGTAACTCTATCTTATTTCGAGCAAAACTTGAATACCTTTTCAACTAGTAAGTTGAGAAAGTTGGTTGTTGTATTACTTGATTTGATAAGTGAGATGACAGATGAGAAGGATCTCATAAACAATAGCCTAGACATCTTTCAAGATGGAAAAATTGCTTTAGTTGCCCAAATATCTAATATTGAAAGTTAA